One Candidatus Rokuibacteriota bacterium genomic region harbors:
- the larC gene encoding nickel pincer cofactor biosynthesis protein LarC, whose translation MKLAYFDCPSGVSGDMILGALVDAGCPLDVLGAELDKLALGGFRLSARQVTKGAFRATKVDVELEPAGPLPHRTLRDILSLLQRSALPEGVKADVARIFGRLAEAEARVHGISPDQVRFHDVGALDAIVDVTGAVAGLRLLGIESVHVSALPVGRGMVDGPHGRIPIPAPGTLELLRGYPVFDNGVEAELVTPTGAAIVTTLAVSAGRMPPMTVRAVGYGAGSMELAIPNVVRCFVGDAPAGPSGSTETIAQVETTIDDMSPQLYEPLLDRLLDAGALDVFLTPVIMKRSRPGAVVTVLCLPERVGDLTTLLFRESTTIGVRWSEHQRIRLDRELVVLPTAYGPITFKVSRLGGELLTVTPEFEEVRRIAHAKGLAVREVLDQARSDARRALS comes from the coding sequence GTGAAGCTGGCGTACTTCGACTGCCCGAGCGGGGTCAGCGGCGACATGATTCTCGGCGCGCTCGTCGACGCCGGCTGCCCGCTCGATGTCCTCGGCGCCGAGCTCGACAAACTCGCCCTCGGCGGGTTTCGCCTCAGCGCGCGCCAGGTCACGAAGGGCGCGTTTCGTGCCACGAAGGTGGACGTGGAGCTGGAGCCCGCCGGGCCGCTCCCCCACCGAACCCTCCGTGACATCCTGAGCCTGCTCCAGCGGAGCGCGCTCCCGGAGGGGGTGAAGGCGGACGTCGCGCGGATCTTCGGGAGGCTTGCCGAGGCCGAGGCCAGGGTTCACGGCATCTCGCCCGACCAGGTACGCTTCCACGACGTGGGGGCGCTCGATGCCATCGTGGATGTGACCGGCGCGGTGGCCGGCCTCAGGCTCCTCGGCATCGAAAGCGTCCACGTCTCGGCGCTCCCCGTGGGACGCGGAATGGTGGACGGCCCTCACGGGCGGATCCCGATCCCGGCTCCGGGGACGCTCGAGCTGCTCCGGGGGTATCCGGTCTTCGACAACGGTGTCGAGGCGGAGCTGGTCACGCCGACGGGGGCCGCCATCGTCACGACGCTCGCGGTGTCCGCCGGCCGGATGCCGCCGATGACGGTCCGCGCGGTGGGGTACGGAGCGGGGAGCATGGAGCTCGCGATTCCCAACGTGGTGCGCTGCTTCGTCGGGGACGCGCCGGCCGGCCCGTCCGGCTCGACGGAGACAATCGCCCAGGTCGAGACGACGATCGACGACATGTCGCCGCAGCTCTACGAGCCGCTCCTCGACCGGCTCCTGGACGCCGGGGCCCTGGACGTCTTCCTGACGCCCGTCATCATGAAGCGAAGCCGTCCCGGAGCGGTGGTGACGGTCCTCTGCCTTCCGGAACGCGTCGGCGATCTCACGACACTCCTCTTCCGGGAATCGACGACCATCGGCGTCCGCTGGAGCGAGCACCAGCGGATCCGGCTCGACCGGGAGCTGGTCGTCCTGCCGACGGCCTACGGGCCGATCACGTTCAAGGTCTCCCGGCTCGGTGGCGAGCTGCTCACGGTGACGCCCGAGTTCGAGGAGGTGCGCCGGATCGCGCACGCGAAGGGGCTCGCGGTCCGCGAAGTGCTCGACCAGGCCCGATCCGACGCACGCCGCGCCCTGAGCTGA
- the larB gene encoding nickel pincer cofactor biosynthesis protein LarB has product MDRDKIKALLEAVSRGDLSVDEAIARLRDLPYADLGFAKVDLHRALRAGAPEAVLCQGKTPGQVVAILSELAQRHDNVLATRASAEAARAVEAAGLRARYHPDPRILVVNPKPVEGVGLIVVASAGTSDLPVAEEAALTAEVLGNRVERVYDCGVAGLHRLLDHHLLLTEANVIIAVAGMDGALPSVIGGLVDRPVIAVPTSVGYGASFGGIAALLAMLNSCAPGVSVVNIDNGYGAAHQANLINKLVTKIR; this is encoded by the coding sequence GTGGACCGCGACAAAATCAAAGCGCTCCTAGAGGCGGTGAGCCGGGGCGACCTTTCCGTCGACGAGGCCATCGCGCGCCTCCGGGACCTCCCGTACGCCGACCTCGGCTTCGCCAAGGTGGACCTGCACCGGGCCCTCCGGGCCGGGGCGCCCGAGGCCGTGCTCTGCCAGGGGAAAACTCCGGGGCAGGTCGTCGCCATCCTCTCCGAGCTGGCCCAGCGCCACGACAATGTCCTGGCGACCCGCGCCTCCGCCGAAGCGGCGCGCGCCGTCGAGGCTGCCGGGCTTCGCGCGCGCTACCATCCTGACCCCCGGATCCTCGTCGTGAACCCGAAGCCCGTCGAAGGGGTCGGGCTCATCGTCGTCGCGAGCGCCGGAACCTCCGACCTGCCCGTGGCAGAGGAAGCGGCGCTCACGGCGGAGGTCCTCGGGAACCGGGTCGAGCGCGTCTACGATTGCGGCGTGGCCGGTCTTCACCGTCTCCTCGACCACCACCTCCTCCTCACCGAGGCGAACGTGATCATCGCGGTGGCCGGGATGGACGGGGCGCTCCCCAGCGTGATCGGCGGGCTGGTCGACCGGCCCGTCATCGCCGTCCCGACCAGCGTGGGCTACGGAGCCTCCTTCGGGGGGATCGCCGCGCTCCTGGCGATGCTGAACTCCTGCGCGCCGGGCGTGAGCGTGGTGAACATCGACAACGGCTACGGCGCCGCCCACCAGGCCAACCTGATCAACAAGCTTGTGACCAAGATCCGATAG
- the larE gene encoding ATP-dependent sacrificial sulfur transferase LarE, with protein MVLDLRVKYRRLVEIIRGLESVVVAFSGGADSTFLALAARDALGARALLVTADSETYPEGELTEAGRLAAMLGMRHLVIRTRELDNPDYAKNPPNRCFFCKEELFTRLKLVAEREGGAHPIYGAHVDDLGDHRPGMQAARQMGVQAPLIDAGLTKAEIRELSRELGLPTWDKPSFACLSSRFPYGDPITPEKLRQVDAAEAFLRSLGFRQFRVRHHDRLARIEIPRDEIPRLWEDERHSKIVARFRQLGYLYVAVDLQGFRSGSMNEVLKLLQKDPLPPGERAG; from the coding sequence ATGGTGCTCGACCTCCGCGTCAAGTATCGCCGCCTCGTCGAGATCATCCGCGGCCTCGAGAGCGTCGTCGTGGCGTTCTCGGGGGGCGCCGACTCGACCTTCCTGGCCCTGGCTGCCCGCGACGCCCTCGGCGCGCGGGCGCTCCTGGTCACGGCAGACTCGGAGACATACCCCGAGGGGGAGCTGACCGAGGCCGGGCGACTCGCCGCAATGCTCGGGATGCGCCACCTGGTGATTCGGACCCGTGAGCTGGACAACCCCGACTACGCCAAGAACCCACCCAACCGCTGCTTCTTCTGCAAGGAGGAGCTGTTCACGCGGCTCAAGCTCGTCGCCGAGCGCGAGGGGGGCGCGCACCCGATCTACGGCGCTCACGTGGACGACCTCGGCGACCACCGTCCCGGCATGCAAGCGGCCCGTCAGATGGGGGTGCAGGCGCCGCTCATCGACGCGGGGCTCACGAAGGCGGAGATCCGGGAGCTCTCCCGCGAGTTGGGCCTCCCGACCTGGGACAAGCCCTCCTTCGCCTGTCTGTCCTCGCGGTTCCCGTACGGGGACCCGATCACGCCCGAGAAGCTGCGCCAGGTGGACGCAGCGGAGGCGTTCCTCCGCAGCCTAGGGTTCCGCCAGTTCAGGGTCCGCCACCACGATCGGCTGGCACGCATCGAGATCCCGCGCGATGAGATTCCCAGGCTCTGGGAGGACGAACGACACTCGAAGATTGTCGCGCGGTTCAGACAGCTCGGCTATCTCTACGTGGCGGTGGACCTTCAGGGGTTCAGGAGCGGGAGCATGAACGAGGTGCTGAAGCTTCTCCAGAAGGATCCTCTCCCCCCAGGGGAGAGGGCAGGGTGA
- a CDS encoding sugar kinase, with product MADLLVVGSVALDSVTTPFGRVTEALGGSATYFAYAASFFAPVSVVAAVGEDFAQDHLGLLRDRGVDISGLQISSGRTFRWVGEYGYDLNEARTLETQLNVFADFKPVLQASHRKSPFVFLANIDPELQLDVLRQVDGPRLTALDTMNFWIEGKRDALLKVVAEVNVLLINDAEARHLAREPNLIRAARTILGLGPRAVVIKRGEYGALMASEDRFFFVPAYPLESVFDPTGAGDTFAGGFMGYLAKSGASDGTAIRRAIVYGAVMASFTVEDFSLNRLIRLQPDEIQQRYATFRDLVRVDV from the coding sequence GTGGCTGATCTCCTCGTGGTGGGGTCCGTGGCGCTGGACAGCGTCACGACGCCCTTCGGCAGAGTGACCGAAGCCCTCGGGGGATCGGCGACCTACTTCGCCTACGCGGCGAGCTTTTTCGCCCCGGTCAGCGTGGTGGCGGCGGTCGGGGAGGACTTCGCGCAGGACCACCTGGGGCTCCTCAGGGATCGGGGGGTGGACATTTCGGGCCTCCAGATCTCGTCGGGCCGGACCTTCCGCTGGGTGGGGGAATACGGCTACGACCTCAACGAGGCCCGGACCCTTGAGACGCAGCTCAACGTCTTCGCCGATTTCAAGCCCGTGCTTCAGGCGTCGCACCGAAAGAGCCCTTTCGTCTTCCTGGCCAACATCGATCCCGAGCTCCAGCTCGACGTGCTTCGCCAGGTAGACGGGCCGCGCCTGACGGCCCTCGACACGATGAACTTCTGGATCGAGGGGAAGCGTGACGCGCTCCTCAAGGTCGTGGCCGAGGTGAACGTGCTCCTCATCAACGATGCCGAGGCCCGCCACCTCGCACGCGAACCCAACCTGATCAGGGCGGCGCGGACGATCCTCGGCTTGGGCCCGCGGGCGGTGGTCATCAAGCGGGGGGAGTACGGGGCGCTGATGGCCTCGGAGGACCGCTTCTTTTTCGTCCCGGCCTACCCGCTGGAGTCGGTCTTCGACCCGACAGGGGCCGGGGACACGTTCGCGGGCGGCTTCATGGGTTACCTGGCCAAGAGCGGGGCGAGCGACGGGACCGCGATCCGACGCGCGATCGTCTACGGTGCCGTGATGGCGTCGTTCACCGTGGAAGACTTCTCGCTGAACCGGCTGATCCGGCTCCAGCCCGACGAGATCCAGCAACGGTACGCGACGTTTCGCGATCTCGTCAGGGTGGACGTCTAA
- the mtnP gene encoding S-methyl-5'-thioadenosine phosphorylase encodes MKIGVIGGSGLYELDGLAGIEWVRVKTPFGDPSDEYCTGRLGERTVVFLPRHGRGHRVMPSELNSRANIYGFKALGVEWVISISAVGSMREEIRPLDLVIPDQFFDWTRRRVSSFFGDGIVAHVGMADPVCPDLADRLEKAARTTGATVHRGGTYLCIEGPQFSTKGESRIYRRWGVDVIGMTNMPEAKLAREAELCYATLALVTDYDVWHESEAHVSVEAVIANLNRNVSTAKEVLRRLIPEVGPPRRCQCPSLLRNAVITNPNAFPSRTQRALGLLLDKYFPPAGRRGTPAKGKGRDSRG; translated from the coding sequence ATGAAGATCGGCGTCATCGGCGGGAGCGGCCTCTACGAGCTGGACGGGCTCGCCGGCATCGAGTGGGTGCGGGTGAAGACGCCATTCGGGGACCCTTCCGACGAGTACTGCACCGGGCGCCTCGGCGAGCGGACGGTGGTCTTTCTGCCCCGGCACGGGCGCGGTCATCGGGTCATGCCGTCCGAGCTCAACTCCAGGGCGAACATCTACGGTTTCAAGGCGCTGGGTGTCGAGTGGGTGATCTCGATCAGCGCCGTCGGAAGCATGCGCGAGGAGATCCGTCCCCTCGATCTGGTGATCCCGGACCAGTTCTTCGACTGGACCCGGCGGCGGGTGTCCTCCTTCTTCGGCGACGGGATCGTGGCCCACGTGGGGATGGCGGATCCGGTCTGCCCGGACCTGGCTGATCGACTCGAGAAGGCCGCCCGCACGACCGGGGCGACCGTCCACCGAGGCGGGACCTACCTCTGCATCGAGGGCCCCCAGTTCTCGACGAAGGGGGAATCGAGGATCTACCGGCGCTGGGGCGTGGACGTCATCGGGATGACCAACATGCCGGAGGCCAAGCTGGCGCGGGAGGCTGAGCTGTGCTACGCGACTCTCGCCCTGGTGACCGACTACGACGTCTGGCACGAGAGCGAGGCCCACGTGAGCGTTGAGGCGGTGATCGCCAACCTGAACCGAAACGTCTCGACGGCCAAGGAGGTCCTGCGGCGGCTGATCCCCGAGGTCGGGCCGCCGCGCCGGTGCCAGTGCCCCTCACTCCTCCGGAACGCGGTCATCACGAACCCGAACGCGTTCCCGTCCAGGACGCAGAGGGCCCTCGGCCTCCTCCTCGACAAGTACTTCCCTCCTGCCGGTCGGCGCGGAACACCGGCGAAGGGAAAGGGTCGAGACTCCCGTGGCTGA
- the mtaB gene encoding tRNA (N(6)-L-threonylcarbamoyladenosine(37)-C(2))-methylthiotransferase MtaB, with the protein MSTSCPVTVAFATLGCKLNQAETQEMRGLLESRGFREVPFEAPAQVYVINTCTVTGRADFSDRQTIRRAIARNPEALVVVTGCYAQTDPGAIARIPGVGLILGNQEKYELAGLLDALGNRVRPLVRVSDVSRARAVPVAPFTRLSGRSRAFVKVQDGCQHRCAFCIVPYARGPSRSQAPERVVEQVQRLVDSGYREVVLTGVDMGHYGWDLLPRTTLAGLLRLILREVRGLNQLRLSSILPAYFTPELIEVVSGSPVIAPHLHVPLQSGSDRILRLMRRPYNTSIYTRLVETLSKRIPELALGTDLIVGFPGETEADFAGTRALVQALPFSYLHVFAYSDRKGTEAARLPDRVPSGVIHARSRELRTLGGTKSLEFRKTFLGRSLDLLVLETRDRASGLLAGLSGNYIEVLFDGPDELMGGLASVAVADVQPGRTFGTLLGAPGYPSAGPEPVAQAARAGASGQL; encoded by the coding sequence ATGAGCACATCCTGCCCCGTCACCGTGGCGTTCGCCACGCTCGGCTGCAAGCTCAACCAGGCGGAGACCCAGGAGATGCGGGGACTTCTGGAATCCCGCGGCTTTCGGGAGGTCCCGTTCGAAGCGCCGGCCCAGGTCTACGTCATCAACACTTGCACGGTCACGGGGAGGGCAGACTTCTCGGACCGTCAGACGATCCGCCGCGCGATTGCTCGAAACCCCGAGGCGCTGGTGGTGGTTACCGGCTGCTATGCGCAGACGGATCCCGGGGCGATCGCCCGGATCCCCGGCGTCGGCCTGATCCTCGGGAACCAAGAAAAGTACGAGCTCGCCGGGCTCCTGGACGCGCTCGGCAATCGTGTCCGGCCCCTGGTCAGGGTCAGCGATGTCTCGCGGGCCCGCGCGGTTCCTGTTGCGCCTTTCACGCGGCTCTCCGGTCGCTCGCGTGCCTTCGTCAAGGTCCAGGACGGCTGCCAGCACCGCTGCGCCTTTTGCATTGTCCCGTACGCGCGGGGACCGAGCCGGAGCCAGGCGCCCGAACGCGTGGTCGAACAGGTCCAGCGGCTCGTGGACTCGGGTTATCGTGAGGTGGTGCTGACCGGGGTGGACATGGGGCATTACGGCTGGGACCTCCTGCCCCGTACCACGCTGGCGGGACTCCTTCGCCTGATCCTCCGCGAAGTGCGAGGGCTCAACCAGCTTCGTCTTTCGTCGATCCTCCCGGCCTACTTCACTCCTGAGCTGATCGAGGTCGTCTCGGGGTCCCCGGTCATCGCCCCCCACCTCCACGTCCCGCTTCAGAGCGGGAGCGACCGGATCCTGAGGCTGATGAGAAGACCTTACAACACGAGCATTTATACCAGGCTCGTTGAGACACTCTCGAAGCGTATTCCCGAGCTCGCGTTGGGGACCGATCTGATCGTGGGTTTCCCGGGTGAGACCGAGGCTGACTTTGCGGGGACGCGAGCCCTTGTCCAGGCGCTCCCGTTTTCTTACCTCCACGTCTTCGCGTACTCGGATCGAAAGGGCACCGAGGCCGCCCGTTTGCCCGACCGTGTGCCCTCCGGCGTCATCCACGCGAGGAGCCGCGAGCTCCGGACCCTGGGCGGGACCAAGAGCCTGGAATTCAGGAAAACGTTCCTCGGCAGGTCCCTGGACCTTCTCGTGCTGGAGACGCGGGACCGCGCGAGCGGGCTTCTCGCAGGGCTCAGCGGCAATTACATCGAGGTTCTCTTCGACGGCCCTGACGAATTGATGGGCGGCCTGGCGTCGGTCGCTGTGGCCGACGTCCAACCCGGACGTACCTTCGGGACGCTCCTCGGCGCGCCGGGCTACCCTTCCGCAGGACCGGAGCCCGTGGCTCAGGCGGCGCGAGCGGGCGCGAGCGGGCAGCTTTAG
- the rlmN gene encoding 23S rRNA (adenine(2503)-C(2))-methyltransferase RlmN — MSRVNLLECAPRELEALAERCGQPRYRGSQLAGWLFRRGILDLNAMSNLPREFCQRLAAEAVIEAPVIARCIASRDGSQKFVLRLSDGAEIQSVLMPDADRLTLCLSTQVGCGFACAFCFTGTMGLGRNLSAGEIVGQLVAVRSTLPAGSRVTHLVYMGMGEPLANYAATVKSLRLLTDPGAFGYSPRRVTVSTVGLVSGIAKLAKENLRVNLAVSLHATTNPVRSRLMPVNKGRGLEELLAACRSFPLPLRRRMTFEYVLLHEVNDSREDALRLARLLEGIRAKVNLIPFNDWAGAGFSRPPLSRILDFQTRLLERGVTATIRWSKGEDIGAACGQLAEAPEGEDGMGAAPPARRPEAGRRTIRA; from the coding sequence ATGTCGCGGGTGAACCTCCTCGAGTGCGCCCCGCGGGAGCTCGAAGCGCTCGCCGAGCGCTGCGGCCAGCCCCGCTATCGCGGTAGCCAGCTCGCCGGCTGGCTCTTCAGGCGAGGTATCCTGGACCTCAACGCGATGAGCAACCTGCCGAGGGAGTTCTGCCAACGGCTCGCCGCGGAGGCCGTCATCGAGGCTCCCGTGATCGCCCGGTGCATCGCTTCGCGGGACGGGAGCCAGAAGTTCGTCCTGCGCCTTTCCGACGGCGCGGAGATCCAGTCGGTGCTGATGCCGGACGCCGACCGGCTGACGCTCTGCCTCTCGACGCAGGTCGGGTGCGGGTTTGCCTGCGCCTTCTGCTTCACTGGCACGATGGGGCTCGGCCGGAACCTCAGCGCGGGGGAGATCGTCGGTCAGCTCGTGGCCGTTCGGTCGACGCTCCCCGCCGGGAGCCGGGTGACCCACCTGGTCTACATGGGCATGGGCGAGCCGCTTGCGAACTATGCCGCGACCGTCAAATCGCTCAGGCTCCTCACCGACCCGGGTGCCTTCGGCTACTCGCCGCGTCGGGTCACCGTGTCCACGGTTGGCCTGGTGAGCGGGATCGCGAAGCTGGCCAAAGAGAACCTCAGGGTCAACCTCGCCGTTTCGCTTCACGCCACGACGAACCCGGTGCGCAGCCGGCTCATGCCGGTGAACAAGGGGCGGGGGCTCGAGGAGCTGCTGGCCGCCTGCCGCAGCTTCCCCCTTCCGCTCCGCCGGCGGATGACCTTCGAGTACGTGCTCCTCCACGAGGTCAACGATTCCCGGGAAGATGCGCTCAGGCTGGCGCGCCTGCTCGAGGGCATCCGGGCCAAGGTGAACCTCATCCCGTTCAACGACTGGGCTGGCGCCGGCTTCAGCCGTCCGCCGCTCTCGCGAATCCTCGATTTTCAGACCCGTCTTCTCGAACGGGGCGTCACCGCCACGATCCGCTGGAGCAAAGGCGAGGACATCGGCGCAGCGTGCGGCCAGCTCGCCGAGGCACCCGAGGGTGAAGACGGCATGGGCGCGGCCCCGCCCGCGAGGCGGCCTGAGGCGGGCCGCAGGACGATCCGGGCATGA
- a CDS encoding glycerate kinase gives MTLRDAALAIFHAGLRAGEVGSLLRQAVRFDGRRLGVGSADFDLTRSHRLLVLGAGKASGAMAQALEELLEDRIADGLVVVKDGYRAPTRRVRVVEAGHPIPDGRGATAARELLALARSAGEADLVVVLISGGGSALAPAPVPPITLGEKQTLTRQLLEGGATIDELNAVRKHCSLLKGGQLAKAAAPAPVVSLILSDVIGDRLDVIASGPTAPDETTYASALAVLDRFGLREHAPASVERHLERGARGEVPETPEAGDPVFRRVTNHLIGSNRLVVEAAEAKARELGFHTWVLTGSLRGEAGEAAGHFADLARQVQSTGQPVSRPGCVIAGGETTVTVRGKGKGGRCQEFCLASALKLDGLPEVVVLAAGTDGTDGPTEAAGAIADGRTLGRAAEKGLDARTSLAANDSFGFFAALGDLVHTGPTRTNLLDLYLLLVGPLPSK, from the coding sequence GTGACGCTCCGGGACGCCGCCCTCGCCATCTTCCACGCCGGCCTGAGGGCCGGCGAAGTGGGCTCGCTCCTGCGTCAGGCTGTCAGGTTCGACGGCCGCCGCCTCGGCGTTGGCTCCGCCGACTTCGACCTCACGCGGAGCCACCGCCTCCTCGTGCTCGGCGCGGGAAAAGCTTCCGGCGCCATGGCCCAGGCGCTGGAGGAGCTGCTCGAGGATCGCATCGCCGACGGTCTGGTGGTGGTGAAGGACGGTTATCGGGCTCCGACCCGGCGGGTCCGCGTGGTGGAGGCCGGTCATCCGATCCCGGATGGCCGGGGCGCGACGGCAGCCCGGGAGCTTCTCGCTCTGGCTCGGAGCGCCGGCGAGGCCGACCTGGTGGTGGTGCTGATCTCTGGTGGGGGGTCGGCTCTTGCCCCGGCGCCTGTCCCGCCGATCACGCTCGGCGAGAAGCAGACCCTCACGCGGCAGCTCCTCGAAGGCGGGGCCACCATCGACGAGCTGAACGCCGTCCGCAAGCATTGCTCGCTGCTCAAGGGAGGTCAGCTCGCCAAGGCCGCGGCCCCGGCGCCCGTCGTCTCGCTGATCCTGTCCGACGTCATTGGCGACCGGCTCGACGTGATCGCCTCGGGTCCGACGGCGCCTGACGAGACGACCTACGCCAGCGCGCTGGCGGTCCTGGACCGCTTCGGGTTGAGGGAGCACGCCCCGGCCAGCGTCGAGCGCCACCTGGAGCGGGGCGCCCGGGGCGAGGTTCCCGAGACCCCCGAGGCGGGCGATCCGGTGTTCCGCCGGGTGACGAATCACCTCATCGGAAGCAATCGCCTGGTGGTGGAAGCCGCCGAGGCCAAGGCCCGGGAGCTCGGCTTTCACACCTGGGTCCTGACCGGGTCACTTCGAGGCGAGGCCGGCGAGGCCGCCGGGCATTTCGCCGATCTGGCTCGACAGGTCCAGTCGACCGGTCAGCCGGTTTCCCGTCCGGGATGCGTGATCGCCGGAGGGGAAACGACGGTGACGGTCCGTGGGAAGGGGAAGGGGGGGCGGTGCCAGGAGTTCTGCCTGGCCTCGGCGCTGAAGCTTGACGGGCTGCCCGAGGTCGTGGTCCTGGCCGCGGGGACCGACGGGACCGACGGTCCCACGGAGGCTGCGGGTGCGATCGCCGATGGGCGAACGCTGGGGCGGGCTGCCGAAAAGGGGCTGGACGCGCGGACAAGCCTCGCCGCAAACGACTCCTTCGGGTTCTTCGCCGCCCTCGGCGACCTGGTTCACACCGGGCCCACCCGGACGAATCTGCTCGACCTCTACCTGCTGCTCGTGGGTCCGCTGCCGTCGAAATGA